The Deltaproteobacteria bacterium genome has a window encoding:
- a CDS encoding aspartate aminotransferase family protein, with product MAADPPSPSDRKRRARELCREYLMPARVAAWENLGVPLVIGRREGYRIWDLDGHELFDLHLNGGTYNLGHRHPELVATLRADLETLDVGNHHFPSEARGELAEKLARLTPGDLHYSVFVPSGSEANDLAIRVARRATGRRKIVALEEAFHGRAGLGAAAGRDDMARYFLSDDPSEFLTVPFDDLDAMDRVLAPGDVAGVLMETLPATYGFPVPSDGYLAGVKALCERYGTLYVADEVQTGLGRTGDLWGVEGFGVDPDLLVTGKGLSGGLYPIAAVVMTRRAGAWLGEQGWGYVSTFGGAELGCRVASRVLDLCSDPAVLAGVRRTAERVAAGLADLRARHPFLVGVRQRGVVIGLETASELGGMQLSRALYPRGVWAMFSGFAPSVLQFKVGLLVDDAYCDELLARLDLALGDVERERA from the coding sequence ATGGCCGCCGATCCACCGTCGCCGTCGGACCGCAAGCGCCGTGCCCGGGAGCTCTGCCGCGAGTACCTCATGCCGGCCCGCGTCGCGGCCTGGGAGAATCTTGGCGTTCCGCTCGTGATCGGGCGGCGCGAGGGCTACCGCATCTGGGATCTCGACGGGCACGAGCTCTTCGACCTGCACCTGAATGGCGGCACCTACAATCTCGGCCACCGTCATCCGGAGCTCGTCGCAACGCTGCGCGCCGATCTCGAGACGCTCGACGTCGGCAACCACCACTTTCCGTCCGAGGCGCGCGGCGAGCTCGCGGAGAAGCTCGCGCGGCTGACCCCCGGTGATCTCCACTACTCGGTATTCGTGCCCTCGGGCAGCGAGGCGAACGACCTCGCGATCCGGGTGGCGCGGCGCGCGACCGGCCGGCGGAAGATCGTCGCCCTCGAGGAGGCCTTTCACGGCCGCGCCGGTCTCGGGGCCGCCGCCGGCCGCGACGACATGGCGCGCTACTTCCTCTCCGACGACCCGAGCGAGTTCCTGACGGTCCCGTTCGACGACCTCGACGCGATGGACCGCGTGCTCGCGCCCGGCGACGTCGCGGGCGTGCTCATGGAGACGCTGCCGGCGACCTACGGCTTCCCCGTGCCTTCCGACGGCTACCTCGCCGGGGTGAAGGCGCTCTGCGAACGGTACGGGACGCTCTACGTCGCCGACGAGGTGCAGACCGGCCTCGGGCGGACCGGCGATCTCTGGGGCGTCGAAGGGTTCGGCGTCGATCCCGATCTGCTGGTCACGGGCAAGGGCCTCTCGGGCGGGCTCTATCCGATCGCGGCGGTCGTGATGACCCGGCGGGCGGGTGCGTGGCTCGGCGAGCAGGGCTGGGGCTACGTCTCGACCTTCGGCGGCGCCGAGCTCGGCTGCCGGGTCGCGTCCCGCGTACTCGATCTCTGCTCGGACCCCGCGGTGCTCGCCGGCGTGCGGCGTACGGCCGAGCGGGTCGCGGCGGGGCTCGCCGATCTCCGCGCTCGGCATCCGTTCCTGGTCGGCGTCCGCCAGCGCGGCGTCGTGATCGGTCTCGAGACGGCGAGCGAGCTCGGCGGCATGCAGCTCTCGCGCGCGCTCTATCCGCGCGGCGTGTGGGCGATGTTCTCGGGCTTCGCGCCGTCGGTCCTGCAGTTCAAGGTCGGGCTCCTCGTCGACGACGCGTACTGCGACGAGTTGCTCGCGCGCCTCGACCTCGCACTCGGCGACGTGGAGCGCGAGCGCGCGTGA
- a CDS encoding phosphotransferase, translating to MTTASAAFAALATDEQVARLAGLATRALASWDLAAPRVELVKYRENAVFLVTTADGGRAILRVHRPRYRSDDDIRSELAWMRALDADGIPTPAAIATRTGEWLTTVSAAGVPEPRQCDLMTWVPGKPPGTLEAGVAADAAGLRTLYRTVGGLAARMHAHAAAWPKPARFSRPAWNVATLVGDDPTFGRFWELDAIGAEEMPILLAARDRVRARLAARPADVLIHGDLVPDNILVDGATTRVIDFDDFGWSWIGFEVATSLYTLQMAGGFDDALAGYLEGYRELRPFPEADLELLPDLLMARGLSYLGWPVGRPEIESTRNLVPMLVYAVTDEARRYLDASG from the coding sequence GTGACGACGGCTTCGGCGGCCTTCGCGGCGCTTGCGACCGACGAGCAGGTCGCGCGGCTCGCCGGGCTCGCGACCCGCGCGCTCGCGTCCTGGGATCTCGCGGCGCCGCGGGTCGAGCTCGTGAAGTACCGCGAAAACGCGGTGTTCCTCGTGACGACCGCGGACGGCGGGCGCGCGATCCTGCGCGTCCACCGGCCGCGCTACCGGAGCGACGACGACATCCGTTCCGAGCTCGCGTGGATGCGCGCGCTCGACGCCGACGGCATCCCGACGCCGGCCGCCATCGCGACGCGCACCGGCGAGTGGCTCACGACGGTCAGCGCCGCCGGCGTCCCCGAGCCGCGCCAGTGCGACCTCATGACATGGGTGCCGGGGAAGCCTCCGGGAACGCTCGAGGCCGGCGTCGCCGCGGACGCCGCCGGCCTCAGGACGCTCTATCGGACCGTCGGCGGGCTCGCCGCACGCATGCACGCGCACGCCGCCGCGTGGCCGAAGCCCGCGCGCTTCAGCCGGCCCGCATGGAACGTCGCCACCCTCGTCGGCGACGACCCGACCTTCGGCCGCTTCTGGGAGCTCGACGCCATCGGCGCCGAGGAGATGCCGATCCTCCTCGCGGCGCGCGACCGCGTCCGCGCGCGCCTCGCAGCGCGGCCGGCCGACGTGTTGATCCACGGCGACCTGGTTCCCGACAACATCCTCGTCGACGGCGCGACGACCCGTGTGATCGACTTCGACGACTTCGGCTGGTCGTGGATCGGCTTCGAGGTCGCGACCTCCCTCTACACCTTGCAAATGGCGGGCGGCTTCGACGATGCCCTCGCCGGCTATCTCGAGGGCTATCGCGAGCTGCGGCCGTTCCCGGAGGCCGATCTCGAGCTGCTCCCCGATCTCCTGATGGCGCGCGGGCTCAGCTACCTCGGCTGGCCCGTCGGCCGCCCGGAAATCGAATCGACGCGGAACCTCGTTCCGATGCTCGTCTACGCGGTGACCGACGAGGCGCGGCGCTATCTCGACGCGTCCGGGTGA
- a CDS encoding AMP-binding protein — MHVHFGAIWEAVADATPDAPAVVHGTRRISWRDYELRAARLARALLDAGLGPHSKVGMYLYNSPEYCETNFAAMKIRGIPINVNYRYLDEELAYLIDNSDMEALVFHSSLADRVAAVRPRAPRVKLFVEVDDGPAAAGAVRVEGAVSYEAIQSSVAPAARIAPRGDEIYMLYTGGTTGMPKGVMYSMADFAGFFLKTYPSMIGQPKIPDAALLPEIARKTRADGTAWVSMSGPPLMHGTGCWLGMMVPHMLGGTAVLLEGKSLDPVELWSVVERERVNLVVVVGDAFAKPLLRTLGERPGRFELSCLRLMVSSGTMFSLEVKQGLVRHMPGLTIVDVLGSTEGGMGQSTVRAGTTAETARFKLNPTTKVFTEDGREVAPGSGEIGLVANGGMVPLGYYKDPEKSAGTFREVDGVRYAFPGDMATVEADGRITLLGRGSNCINTGGEKVFPEEVEEALKTHPAVEDSLVFGVPDERFGQRVVGIAALAAGATDTPAAILAETKRHLAHYKIPKDLLVVERVPRAPNGKPDYATAKRIFESTPR; from the coding sequence ATGCACGTCCACTTCGGAGCCATCTGGGAAGCCGTCGCCGACGCGACGCCCGACGCCCCCGCGGTCGTCCACGGCACGCGCCGCATCTCGTGGCGCGACTACGAGCTCCGCGCCGCTCGCCTCGCGCGGGCGCTCCTCGACGCCGGGCTCGGGCCGCACAGCAAGGTCGGGATGTACCTCTACAACTCGCCCGAGTACTGCGAGACGAACTTCGCCGCGATGAAGATCCGCGGCATCCCGATCAACGTGAACTACCGTTACCTCGACGAGGAGCTCGCGTACCTGATCGACAACTCCGACATGGAGGCGCTCGTCTTCCACTCGTCGCTCGCCGATCGCGTCGCGGCGGTGCGCCCGCGCGCGCCGCGCGTGAAGCTCTTCGTCGAGGTCGACGACGGGCCCGCGGCGGCAGGCGCGGTGCGCGTCGAGGGCGCCGTGTCCTACGAAGCGATCCAATCGAGCGTCGCGCCCGCCGCGCGCATCGCGCCGCGGGGCGACGAGATCTACATGCTCTACACCGGCGGCACGACCGGCATGCCGAAGGGCGTGATGTACTCGATGGCCGACTTCGCCGGATTCTTCCTCAAGACCTACCCGTCGATGATCGGGCAGCCGAAGATCCCGGACGCCGCGCTCCTGCCCGAGATCGCCAGGAAGACGCGCGCCGACGGTACCGCGTGGGTGAGCATGTCGGGACCGCCGCTCATGCACGGCACCGGCTGCTGGCTCGGCATGATGGTGCCGCACATGCTCGGCGGCACCGCGGTGCTGCTCGAGGGCAAGTCGCTCGACCCGGTCGAGCTCTGGTCGGTCGTGGAGCGCGAGCGTGTGAACCTCGTCGTGGTGGTCGGCGACGCCTTCGCGAAGCCGCTGCTGCGTACGCTCGGCGAACGGCCCGGGCGTTTCGAGCTCTCCTGCCTCCGGCTGATGGTGTCGTCGGGCACGATGTTCTCGCTCGAGGTGAAGCAGGGGCTGGTGCGGCACATGCCCGGGCTCACGATCGTCGACGTGCTCGGCTCGACCGAGGGCGGCATGGGGCAGTCGACGGTGCGCGCCGGCACGACCGCCGAGACCGCGCGCTTCAAGCTGAACCCGACGACCAAGGTCTTCACCGAGGACGGCCGCGAGGTCGCGCCGGGGTCGGGCGAGATCGGACTGGTCGCCAACGGCGGCATGGTGCCGCTCGGCTACTACAAGGATCCCGAGAAGTCGGCAGGCACCTTCCGCGAGGTGGACGGCGTCCGCTACGCGTTTCCCGGCGACATGGCGACCGTCGAAGCCGACGGCCGCATCACGCTGCTCGGCCGCGGCTCGAACTGCATCAACACGGGCGGCGAGAAGGTCTTCCCGGAAGAGGTCGAAGAGGCGCTGAAGACGCACCCGGCGGTCGAGGACTCGCTGGTCTTCGGCGTCCCGGACGAGCGCTTCGGACAGCGCGTGGTCGGCATCGCCGCGCTTGCCGCCGGCGCCACCGACACGCCGGCCGCGATCCTCGCCGAGACCAAGCGCCATCTCGCCCACTACAAGATCCCGAAGGATCTGCTCGTCGTCGAGCGCGTGCCGCGCGCCCCGAACGGCAAGCCCGATTACGCGACGGCGAAGCGCATCTTCGAGTCGACCCCGCGCTAG
- a CDS encoding N-formylglutamate amidohydrolase, translating to MPHAPFHVRPGERRAPFVFTVEHASAAVPDEYAALGLGPAALAEHVAWDIGAAALARALAAEFAAPVVESGCSRLVVDCNRDLHDHDLIVEETHGVAVPGNHALDTAARADRITRWHAPYHAAVDEVLRMGAASTVLVSVHTFTPELRGRRRALEVGVLYDDHVGLAGTLADALAATGLVVRHNEPYSGLDGLIYSARVHGARHGLRYVELEVNNGLLRDDAGVGRMAGKVAAGLRGLLR from the coding sequence GTGCCGCACGCCCCGTTCCACGTCCGTCCCGGCGAGAGGCGCGCCCCGTTCGTGTTCACCGTCGAGCATGCGTCGGCGGCGGTGCCCGACGAGTACGCCGCCCTCGGCCTCGGCCCGGCCGCGCTCGCGGAGCACGTGGCCTGGGACATCGGGGCCGCAGCGCTCGCGCGCGCTCTCGCGGCCGAGTTCGCGGCGCCGGTCGTCGAGAGCGGCTGCTCTCGGCTCGTCGTCGACTGCAACCGCGACCTCCACGACCACGACCTCATCGTCGAGGAGACGCACGGGGTCGCGGTGCCCGGAAACCACGCGCTCGATACGGCCGCGCGCGCCGACCGGATCACGCGCTGGCACGCGCCGTACCACGCGGCCGTCGACGAGGTGCTCCGGATGGGGGCGGCTTCGACGGTTCTCGTGAGCGTGCACACGTTCACGCCGGAGCTCCGTGGCCGGCGGCGCGCGCTCGAGGTCGGCGTGCTCTACGACGACCACGTCGGCCTCGCCGGTACGCTCGCCGACGCGCTCGCCGCGACGGGTCTCGTCGTCCGCCACAACGAGCCCTATTCCGGGCTCGACGGCCTCATCTACTCGGCGCGCGTCCACGGCGCGCGCCACGGGCTCCGCTACGTCGAGCTCGAGGTCAACAACGGGCTGCTCCGCGACGATGCGGGCGTCGGTCGGATGGCGGGCAAGGTGGCCGCGGGTTTGCGCGGGTTACTGCGATAG